A genome region from Flavobacterium sp. CFS9 includes the following:
- a CDS encoding ABC transporter permease → MFNIERWQEIFEAISKNRLRTFLTGVSVASGIFILVILLGAGKGLQNGIEKQFERDAAGIIEVWSGTTTKEYKGLNPGRQIQFRNSDYSQSVQKFNDKLELQASTQNYWGGTFTYGKESGSYQYRGVDPDYSGIENLTVVQGRYINSNDLANNEKVACIGMKVKTDLFKDKDPLGKEISINNINFKVVGVFTDPGGEREETRAYLPRTTVQRAYGGGDKISNLFFTLKKTNNYDEALAQSEKFTQDLKDLLKSKNVIAPNDDSGVGAYNSVKDAKQFYDLNLYIRLFFWWVGICTIIAGVVGVSNIMLIIVKERTKEIGIRKALGASPFSIISMILHESIFITTIAGFTGLLASLALLEFVGPMVQSEYFRNPEVDFSVALTTLALLIFAGALAGFFPAYHAAKIRPIVALRDE, encoded by the coding sequence ATGTTTAATATTGAGCGTTGGCAGGAAATATTTGAGGCAATCTCTAAAAACCGGTTGAGAACATTTCTTACCGGAGTTTCTGTAGCGTCAGGGATTTTTATTTTAGTGATTTTGCTTGGTGCAGGGAAAGGGCTTCAAAACGGAATTGAGAAACAATTTGAACGTGATGCTGCCGGAATTATCGAGGTTTGGTCGGGAACAACCACAAAAGAATATAAAGGTCTGAATCCGGGGAGACAAATTCAGTTTAGAAATAGTGATTACTCACAATCGGTGCAGAAATTTAATGATAAACTGGAACTGCAGGCTTCAACACAAAACTACTGGGGAGGAACCTTTACTTATGGAAAAGAATCCGGTAGTTATCAATACAGAGGAGTTGATCCGGATTATTCAGGAATAGAGAATCTTACTGTTGTTCAGGGGAGATATATAAACAGTAATGATTTGGCGAATAACGAAAAAGTAGCCTGTATTGGAATGAAAGTCAAAACAGATTTGTTTAAAGACAAAGATCCTTTGGGAAAAGAAATTTCAATCAATAATATCAATTTTAAAGTAGTAGGAGTTTTTACTGATCCGGGAGGAGAAAGAGAAGAAACCCGCGCTTATCTGCCTAGAACTACTGTTCAGAGAGCTTACGGTGGTGGAGATAAAATCAGTAACCTGTTTTTTACGTTAAAGAAAACGAATAATTACGACGAGGCTTTGGCACAATCTGAAAAATTCACACAAGATTTGAAGGATCTTCTAAAAAGCAAAAATGTAATTGCTCCTAATGATGACAGTGGAGTTGGGGCTTACAATTCCGTTAAAGATGCCAAACAGTTTTATGATTTGAATTTATACATACGATTGTTCTTTTGGTGGGTAGGTATTTGTACCATTATTGCCGGAGTGGTTGGGGTAAGTAACATCATGTTGATCATTGTAAAAGAAAGAACAAAGGAAATCGGAATACGAAAAGCACTCGGAGCCTCTCCGTTTTCAATCATTTCGATGATCCTTCATGAATCTATTTTTATCACCACTATTGCTGGGTTTACTGGCTTGCTGGCTAGTTTAGCGTTATTGGAATTTGTTGGGCCGATGGTGCAAAGTGAGTATTTTAGAAATCCTGAAGTCGATTTTAGTGTGGCATTAACTACACTGGCGCTGCTCATATTTGCAGGTGCTCTGGCAGGATTTTTTCCGGCTTACCATGCAGCAAAAATTAGACCTATTGTAGCACTTAGAGACGAATAA
- a CDS encoding ABC transporter permease produces MFKKDNWDEILQALTANVFRTILTAFGVFWGIFILVILLAAGNGLENGVKKGFDGIATNTMFMWSQTTSKAYKGLPKTRQYEFRNSDVGALKAALPDLLYVSPRNQLGDFNGTNNVVRGTKTSAFTIYGDYPELIKQQPMDIIKGRFVNQQDILEKRKVAVIGKGVISELYGKEEEAIGTYVKINGINFMVVGVYKSKQQGGNAEQEQKNIFIPFTTFQQAFNYGDKVGWMALTAKDETSITDLKPKILEIIKKLHSINPTDERAVGNFDLYEQFNKVQSLFSILKIIAYFVGTLVLISGVIGISNIMLIVVKERTKEIGIRRALGATPAAIRGQILAESIFLTIISGMLGIAVATGIIALLNMALASMPPDSDTMFANPSVDLRVVFVALIILVGSGLLAGFIPAQTAINVKPVDALRTE; encoded by the coding sequence ATGTTTAAAAAAGATAATTGGGACGAGATTTTACAGGCTTTAACTGCCAACGTTTTCAGAACAATCCTAACGGCGTTTGGGGTGTTTTGGGGTATCTTTATTTTGGTGATATTACTGGCTGCCGGAAACGGTCTGGAGAACGGAGTTAAGAAAGGTTTTGACGGAATTGCTACAAATACGATGTTTATGTGGAGTCAGACCACTTCAAAAGCATACAAAGGTTTGCCTAAAACACGTCAGTATGAATTTAGAAACAGTGATGTAGGTGCTTTAAAAGCGGCTTTGCCGGATTTATTGTACGTGTCGCCGCGAAATCAGCTGGGGGATTTTAACGGAACGAATAATGTGGTTCGAGGTACCAAAACTTCGGCATTTACCATTTACGGAGATTATCCGGAGCTGATCAAACAACAGCCGATGGATATTATCAAAGGACGATTTGTAAATCAGCAGGATATCCTTGAAAAACGAAAAGTTGCCGTGATTGGTAAAGGAGTTATCAGTGAACTTTACGGAAAAGAGGAAGAAGCGATTGGAACTTATGTGAAAATCAACGGAATCAATTTTATGGTGGTAGGAGTTTACAAATCAAAACAGCAAGGAGGAAATGCAGAGCAGGAACAAAAAAATATATTTATTCCGTTTACCACTTTTCAACAAGCTTTTAATTACGGAGATAAAGTGGGATGGATGGCACTTACCGCAAAAGATGAGACGTCTATCACGGATCTAAAACCAAAAATTCTGGAGATCATTAAAAAACTGCATTCTATAAATCCAACAGATGAACGTGCTGTTGGTAATTTTGATTTGTACGAACAGTTCAATAAAGTACAGAGTTTGTTTAGTATTTTAAAGATCATTGCTTATTTCGTTGGAACTTTAGTGTTGATTTCGGGAGTAATTGGTATTTCAAATATCATGCTTATTGTAGTGAAAGAACGTACCAAAGAAATTGGTATTCGCAGGGCTTTAGGGGCTACGCCTGCAGCCATTCGCGGACAAATTTTAGCAGAGTCTATATTTTTGACCATCATTTCAGGAATGCTGGGTATTGCCGTGGCGACCGGAATTATTGCGCTTTTAAACATGGCATTAGCTTCAATGCCGCCGGATAGCGACACCATGTTTGCAAATCCAAGTGTCGATTTGAGAGTCGTATTTGTCGCTTTAATAATATTAGTAGGATCTGGTTTGCTGGCAGGATTTATTCCCGCACAAACCGCAATTAATGTGAAGCCTGTAGATGCTTTACGAACAGAATAA